One Lucilia cuprina isolate Lc7/37 chromosome 4, ASM2204524v1, whole genome shotgun sequence DNA segment encodes these proteins:
- the LOC124419193 gene encoding myb-like protein P, whose amino-acid sequence MNSFLTSRYQYFEGFTVNTRPFDDYSTNNNNNNNNNNNHESNPSQTNGNPVDNSTTSAAARSPLVDVCVGDVRCTVRALIDSVSEATFISKNLQASLTIPTKTCYETSSWARRNEQILSTETNVKPTNEALLELDSTLSQSVFEFVNQIPICQEEQLEIVEQQESENFLEDLNNFNDIEMDGFL is encoded by the exons ATGAATAGCTTTTTAACCTctagatatcaatattttgaaGGTTTCACAG TTAATACTAGACCCTTTGATGATTATTCaacgaataataataataataataataacaacaacaatcatgAGTCAAATCCCTCACAAACCAATGGCAATCCTGTTGATAACTCCACAACTTCAGCAGCTGCAAGATCAC CTTTAGTTGATGTTTGTGTAGGAGATGTGCGTTGTACTGTAAGAGCTCTTATCGATTCAGTCTCCGAAGCCAcctttatttctaaaaatctcCAAGCTTCTCTGACAATCCCCACAAAAACTTGTTACGAAACTTCCTCATGGGCAC GTCGCaatgaacaaattttaagtACTGAAACAAATGTAAAACCAACAAATGAAGCCTTGCTAGAACTTGATAGCACACTTTCGCAAAgtgtttttgaatttgtaaatCAAATACCTATATGTCAAGAAGAGCAACTGGAG attgTAGAACAGCAAGAATCTGAAAACTTTTTGGAAGATCTCAACAATTTCAATGACATTGAAATGGATgg GTTCTTATAA